In one window of Brachionichthys hirsutus isolate HB-005 unplaced genomic scaffold, CSIRO-AGI_Bhir_v1 contig_797, whole genome shotgun sequence DNA:
- the LOC137912910 gene encoding 3-hydroxy-3-methylglutaryl-CoA lyase, cytoplasmic-like translates to MGNVSTNVKHCLSYEQLIQDYPWLRRWLLEEKEIVPTAVKIHLIDMLSEAGLPVIEATSFVSSKWVPQMADHTDVLRGIQRAPHVQYPVLTPNIQGFQDAIAAGATEVAVFGSASETFSKKNINCSIDESLLRFEEVINTAKERKIPVRGYISCSLGCPHEGHTDPSKVAELAKRLYEMGCYEISLGDTIGVGTPGSMTTMLQSVMKEVPSSAIAVHCHDTYGQALPNILTALQMGVCVVDSAVAGLGGCPYAQGSSGNVSTEDVLYMLHGMAIETGVNLDKVLEAGDFICNALGCKTKSKVAQARSS, encoded by the exons ATGGGTAACGTATCAACTAATGTGAAGCACTGCCTGAGCTATGAGCAGCTCATCCAGGACTACCCGTGGCTGAGACGCTGGCTGCTAGAGGAAAAG GAAATTGTTCCGACGGCGGTGAAAATCCATCTGATAGACATGCTGTCGGAGGCAGGCCTGCCCGTGATCGAAGCCACCAGCTTTGTGTCTTCAAAGTGGGTTCCACAG ATGGCAGACCACACTGATGTTCTCAGAGGGATCCAGAGAGCCCCCCATGTTCAGTACCCTGTATTGACACCGAACATACAAGGCTTCCAGGATGCT ATTGCAGCTGGTGCCACTGAGGTGGCGGTGTTTGGGTCGGCTTCTGAAaccttcagtaaaaaaaacatcaactgcTCTATCGATGAAAGCCTGCTGAGGTTTGAGGAGGTCATTAACACCGCCAAAGAGAGGAAGATTCCAGTACGTGG ATACATCTCTTGTTCCCTTGGATGTCCTCATGAGGGACACACTGATCCCTCCAAAGTGGCTGAG ctGGCAAAAAGGTTGTATGAAATGGGCTGTTATGAGATCTCCTTGGGCGACACCATCGGAGTGGGTACACCAGGCTCCATGACAACGATGCTGCAGAGTGTGATGAAGGAGGTCCCCTCCAGCGCTATAGCGGTTCACTGCCATGACACATATGGACAAGCACTGCCCAACATCCTGACTGCACTCCAG ATGGGGGTCTGCGTGGTGGATTCAGCGGTAGCCGGCCTGGGAGGTTGCCCGTACGCTCAGGGTTCATCCGGCAACGTTTCCACAGAGGACGTTCTGTACATGCTCCATGGCATGGCCATTGAAACG ggTGTAAATCTGGACAAAGTTCTTGAGGCTGGGGATTTTATCTGCAACGCTTTAGGCTGCAAGACAAAGTCTAAGGTCGCCCAGGCAAGAAGCAGCTGA